The nucleotide window TCGCTCGATAGCATCGGCGCTCAATTCGAGTCGCGCCATCGCGAAGAACAACATGTGAGCGCTGATCTCGCGCCGGTTGTTCCCTGACGGCGACGTATATCGCCGAAATGCCCGATTGCCGGCCACACCGAACAGGTCGGCCATCTGCTGACCGGTGAGTCCGAGCTCCGTTTTCAGGCGCTCGATGTCCTCTGGACTCGGCGGCGTGTATTGCATGTCGTTTTGAGAGAGCGCGAAAAAGCGCACGAAAGCTGAGCTTCATGATCGTCCTTTCGGGGTGTCGGACCGCGCGAAGTGCGAGGTGCCAGTGCGATCAATGCTAGGACCAACGGTCCATAAGTCAAGTGCGTCAAAACCAGCCGCCCACGAGGCGGCTTTTTCTTTTCTCGGGGACCAATGACAGAGCAGAAAGCTGGCGCGTCCGCGCGCGTCGAAGAGCGCCTGAAAGATGGCGACCGGCGGTTCTCAAAGCTCGAGCAACGGCTCGACCGTAGCGACCGAGAAGTACGCGAGCACCTGCAGTCGCAAGACGAAAAGATCGGGCTATCGCGGCCGCCGTAACGGAGATCAAAAAGGACACGCGCGTGATCGTCGAGACGTGGGACGAAGGCACGCGCGCCGTGCGTTTCTTCTGCCGGATCGCGCAAGGCTGGCGCTTCGTTTTGCGCCAGGTGCTGTTCCCCGTCGTGATCCCCTGCTTCGCCCTCTACGCAGTGCTTTTCTATGCGGTCCACGGCCATTTCCCTTTGTGGCTCGCTGACACCGTCAAGCTGATTCTCGCGATCGTCTAGCCATGAACATCACCCTGCTCGAAGCGGAACTGCGGCGCGACGAGGGCACGAAGTACTCGCCCTACATCGATTCGACCGGCAATCAGACGATCGGTGTCGGCCGCAAC belongs to Paraburkholderia sp. SOS3 and includes:
- a CDS encoding transcriptional regulator gives rise to the protein MQYTPPSPEDIERLKTELGLTGQQMADLFGVAGNRAFRRYTSPSGNNRREISAHMLFFAMARLELSADAIERILDRMRKAGATIDLSAPAGEQPPS